Proteins found in one Acetobacteroides hydrogenigenes genomic segment:
- a CDS encoding arginase family protein encodes MIVADHLIPLADSLRSQFEKGSVADKAYFCNGNEPIESIPAGSITLIFADQAANNKYASEVLASLGRMFPSWGELKLVVLGSLIISDNSCYNNSSFAEVVEKLLKSGLYPIVISSEQAYAKVLCEVYSKISPLQLSFISPALSNCLPNGLPNIIGIAKDLQMGKSNSIATIATQAYYTNSTCDTSIKGTYNQCVRLGALRASMQLAEPLLRDSNLLFIDLNAVRHSDFASTTSPTPNGLYAEEICRLMRYAGYSDNLKSMFICGFDTAMLTKNEVDITLLAQMLWHTLEGLSSRKNELPGLTSFSSKEFYIDIGEQDPVTLNFLQSQNTGRWWLYVPMSNESGRWVACDAEDYERAKHHELPYRWISLYNLIG; translated from the coding sequence ATGATAGTTGCCGACCACTTAATACCATTAGCAGATAGCCTACGAAGCCAATTCGAAAAAGGTTCTGTTGCCGATAAAGCATACTTCTGTAACGGGAATGAGCCAATAGAGAGCATTCCAGCAGGATCAATCACGCTAATTTTTGCCGATCAAGCTGCTAACAACAAGTATGCAAGCGAGGTCCTTGCTTCATTGGGACGAATGTTTCCATCGTGGGGTGAGCTTAAATTGGTCGTACTTGGCAGCCTTATCATATCCGACAACAGCTGCTATAACAACTCCTCGTTTGCCGAAGTTGTTGAAAAATTGCTCAAATCGGGACTATACCCCATAGTAATTTCTAGCGAGCAAGCCTATGCCAAGGTTCTATGCGAAGTTTACAGTAAAATATCGCCTTTACAGCTAAGCTTTATTTCACCAGCACTAAGCAATTGCCTACCCAACGGTCTCCCAAATATTATTGGAATAGCGAAGGACCTTCAGATGGGCAAAAGCAACAGCATAGCCACGATTGCAACACAAGCCTACTATACCAATAGCACCTGCGATACAAGCATAAAAGGGACGTACAACCAGTGTGTCCGGCTAGGCGCCCTTCGGGCCTCAATGCAGCTAGCAGAACCGCTGCTCCGCGATTCCAACCTTCTTTTTATTGACTTAAATGCAGTTCGCCATTCGGATTTTGCCTCGACAACATCCCCTACACCAAACGGCCTATATGCCGAGGAAATTTGTAGGTTAATGCGCTATGCCGGATACTCCGACAACCTAAAGTCGATGTTTATTTGCGGCTTCGATACAGCAATGCTAACCAAAAACGAGGTAGACATCACTCTTTTAGCGCAAATGCTATGGCATACCCTAGAAGGGCTATCCTCCCGAAAAAATGAACTTCCTGGCCTAACATCCTTTTCATCGAAAGAATTTTACATAGATATAGGAGAACAAGACCCGGTAACGCTCAACTTTTTGCAGAGTCAAAATACGGGTAGATGGTGGCTATACGTGCCCATGTCCAACGAGTCAGGGCGCTGGGTAGCCTGTGATGCTGAGGACTACGAACGCGCAAAGCACCATGAGTTGCCTTACCGCTGGATCAGCCTTTACAACCTTATAGGTTAA
- a CDS encoding PorP/SprF family type IX secretion system membrane protein, whose translation MKSEIRKISLVITLSLSWIGLFAQQDSQYSAYMFTPYTLNPAAVGSDNLAHVYGGARLHQVGLDAEGRRTSAGFIFPFNISKLKNGFGILVSDDKFAYSKNLTIRGNYALQFKLDDKGVNNLGIGFGFGVLNGVFDNSLAKNSTTSLPWINPGKYTSTSIDLGVGVFFTSSRFYCGISANHLNSPKIPLDNLTYTLKQTFYVTAGYMMPIAESRFSFYPSFLVQTEFVATQVALSGVLDYNQKFWFGGSYRIDDAATALVGFKLFKSLQVGYSYDYLFSSLGKYSEGSHEFFLTYSFSLKRDKTPSRYKSIRFL comes from the coding sequence ATGAAGAGCGAGATTCGTAAGATAAGTCTTGTTATAACACTATCACTTAGCTGGATTGGGCTGTTTGCTCAACAGGATTCTCAGTACTCAGCGTATATGTTTACCCCATATACGCTGAATCCTGCAGCAGTAGGTAGCGATAACTTGGCTCACGTCTATGGCGGTGCTCGCCTGCATCAAGTGGGGCTTGATGCTGAAGGAAGAAGAACATCTGCAGGATTTATTTTTCCATTTAACATATCAAAATTAAAAAATGGGTTTGGAATATTAGTTTCAGATGATAAATTTGCGTACAGTAAGAATTTGACAATTCGAGGGAATTACGCCCTCCAGTTTAAGTTGGATGATAAGGGAGTTAATAATTTGGGAATTGGGTTTGGGTTTGGAGTGTTAAACGGAGTATTCGACAACTCGTTAGCGAAGAATTCTACAACGAGTTTACCTTGGATAAATCCTGGTAAATATACTTCAACCTCAATAGACTTAGGAGTCGGCGTTTTTTTTACAAGTTCACGCTTTTACTGCGGGATTTCTGCCAACCATCTGAACAGTCCAAAGATTCCGTTAGACAATTTAACGTATACCCTAAAACAGACGTTCTACGTAACAGCTGGGTATATGATGCCAATTGCAGAATCAAGATTCTCCTTCTATCCATCCTTCTTGGTGCAAACCGAATTCGTGGCTACACAAGTAGCGCTTTCTGGAGTATTAGATTACAACCAGAAGTTTTGGTTTGGCGGATCGTATCGAATTGACGATGCAGCAACAGCTCTAGTTGGGTTTAAGTTGTTTAAAAGTTTACAGGTGGGCTATTCCTACGACTACCTTTTCTCCTCTTTGGGGAAGTACTCGGAAGGTTCCCATGAGTTTTTTCTTACCTACTCATTTTCATTGAAGAGGGATAAGACCCCTTCAAGGTATAAGAGTATCAGATTTTTGTAA